The uncultured Trichococcus sp. DNA window CCATCGTTTCCGGCAAACGGTTGCTCACACAAGACCTGGCCGCTTTGAGGACTGCTTTGGCATCCGAAATGCAAGACTTCATCAAGCAAGCAGAACGAAATGAAAAAAAGACAATCCTATGATCGTCAAAAAGCCGCTGTCCCGAATAAAGGACAGCGGCTTTTTCAATCTATTTAATCATCCAACAAACTTGCGATGATGATTTCCAGTTCCACGAAGGAGTTGGCGATGCGATCTGGATTTTCCGCACGCAAAGTTTGGGGCGAACTGCCGCCCCAAGTGATGCCGACGGTCTTTACGCCTGCCATTTTCCCCATCTGCATATCATAGATGGTATCACCGATCATGACGGTGTCTTCTTTCGCCATCGGGATTTTCTCCCAGGCAGTGAAGATGCCTTCCGGATTCGGTTTGTGCTGGTTCATATTATCCAATCCGATGACCACTTCCATCAGATCCAACAGATCCACTGCAGCAAGACTGCGCAACAAAGCCTTGGTTGCTTTGTTGGAAATCACGCCCAGATGATGTCCGTTCCCTTTCAGCTCCATCAAGGAATCCCGCGACAGATCGTATGGTTCCAACAGCATATTTTCATACTTCTCGTATTTGTCCCAAAAGACTTCCATCAGCTTATCCAGCTCGACCGGAGAGAGTGCATATTGCTTCAGATAGCCGATAAACTTCACAAAATGGGGCTTTCCTCTATCCTCACGCAATTGCTCAGGGGTTGGAACGGGATAGCCGAAATGTTCAAATGTATCCATTGTAGCCATTTCGCTAATTTTACATGTTTCTGCCAAGGTACCGTCAAAATCGAATAGTAGTAATCCCATCTTCCATCTTCCCTTCGATCGCAAATATGAACCAGATGCGGACCATAGAGGTGACCTCTACTTTTAACGCAGCTGCTCAAAAATTCCGAATGTTCACTATAATCAAAATTATAACAAACAAAAACGACAGAATAATGAGGTTTTATTTAGAATTTGGAAAGAAATACCTATTTTCAACCCTATAAAACCAGATATTCACGAACATTAGAAGGAAATGTAATTATGAACGTACTGATTTTGAACCTCCAATGCTTACCCGTTGTGGTCTCCATCTGTGGACAGGGGTAATTGACGGAATATCAAAATTTGCGTATGCTTTTGAGTAAATCCAGAAAGGGAGTTGGAAACGAAATGACACAGAGAAAAGAACTGCGACGCCAATTCGAAGAGGTGCCGATTGAAGCAGGCATCTACGAAGTACAGAATACGGAAAACCAAAAGATTTTCATCGGCAAAACCCCTAACCTGAAGACTTTGAATGGCATGAAACATATTTTGAATATGGGTGCGAACAACAACAAGGAACTCCAAGCCGATTGGAACCACTTCGGGCAGGATGCCTTCACGTTTACAATTTTGGAAGTGGTTGAAAAGAGCGAGGACCCTTCCTTCAACGAGAAGAAAGCCTTGGAACAACTGGAGGAGAAATGGCTGATCGAAAAGCAACCTTTCGGGGAGCGCGGCTACAACCGCAAACCTAAAGCATAAAGACTGGCTAACTTTCCAATAAACAGAAAATCCGAACTCCGGCGAGCCTAGGCTTCGCCGGAGTTCGTTCTGCATTTTTGTGCGTTCTCCGGCGAGCCTGTCTTCCCCGGAGTTGAGGTCAAAAGTTAAGTTGTCTTCCGGTGGACGGGTCTTTCAGCGGAGCTGAGTCCGTGTTCCGCTTCGCGCTCCTCCGTCCAACGGCACTCAAAAAAAGAAGGGCTCTCAATTGACTCGAGAGCCCTTCTTTTTTAGTTGATGCGATAAGCGTGATTGAGTGGGCCGCTGCCCTTGCCCAGATCCAGTCCGTCGCGGAGCGCGCCGGTGATGTAGGCTTTGGCTTGGCGGATGCTCGCTTCCATTCCGTGGCCTAAAGCCAGATTCGCTGCGATGGCTGAGGAAAGCGTGCAGCCGGTGCCATGCGTATTCGGGTTTTCGATCCGTTCCGACTCGAACCAACTGACTTTTCCGTCCATAAAGAGCAGATCGTCGGCGCTGTCCCTCAGATGGCCGCCCTTCAGGAGCACGCTGGTTCCCGCTGCTGAAGCGATGCGCTCCGCCGAAGCCAGCATATCCGCCTTCGTCTCGATTTTGACACCGCTCAGCACCTCTCCTTCCGGCACATTGGGGGTGATCACATCAGCCAACGGCAACAACAGCGTCCGCAAAGCCTGGCTGGCATCGTCCTGCATCAGGCTGCTGCCGCTTGTGGCCACCATGACCGGATCCACGACGATGTTTTCTGCTTTGTATTCTGCCAGCTTCTCCGCGATGACTTTGATGATTGCGGCGTTCGACACCATGCCGATCTTCACCGCATCCGGCCGGATATCCTCAAAGACGCAATCCAACTGCTGCGCCACAAATTCAGGCGTCACTTCCATGATTCCGGCAACCCCTGTCGTGTTCTGTGCCGTCAGCGCCGTGATCACGCTCATCCCATAGACTTTATGCGCCATCATCGTCTTCAGGTCCGCTTGAATCCCCGCTCCGCCGCTGCTGTCAGAACCGGCGATCGTCAATACTATTTTCATGTTTTTGCTCATCCTTTCCAATCCGAAAATGAATAAATGTACTGCTCCGTCATCGCTTCGATGCGCTCCCTATCCTGTGCCGCCGTCTCATCATAGACGCCGACTACCCGGAAACCGGCTGCTGTTGCCGTTTCGATGGCGTGCAGGGCATCCTCAAAGATGACGGTCTTCGTGAGGGGAGCCCCGAGATGTTCGAACGCCCGCTGAAAAATGAGCGGATTGTCTTTGCCCGCCTTTACTTCACTGCTGGTCAGGATGGTGCTGAAATATTCCCGGATGCCCAAACGCTCCAAGGCGCTCTCGGCCAAATTCCTTTCGGTCGCAGTGGCGATGCACATCTTCACATTCTGTGCCTGCAATTTCTGCAGGTATTCCGCTGTGCCGGCTTTAAGCGGGACTTCATAACGGTAAAGATCCGCAATCAGCGTTTCAATTTCCCCAATGATTGTCTCTTCATCTTCGTGCAATCCGTAGTCCGCTCGAAAATGTTGTGCGGCTTGCTGCAGGCTCATCGTCTTCAACGCATCCTGCAATCCAGGAGCCGGCTGCAGCTTTTTCTGAAGCAAATAATTTTCTCCCAATCCTTGCCAGATCGGCATGGAATCCAGCAGCGTCCCGTCCAGATCGAAGATGGCTGCTTCCAGTTTCATGGTTGCACCATCGCTTCGGCTAACGGGCGCAGCCGCTTAACGGCCGCGGTGATGTTCGGCTGCGCAAAGATGGCGGATACGACGGCAACCCCATCGATGCCGCTGCCCTTCAGGTTGGGGATATTCCCTTCAGCAATGCCTCCGATCCCCACAACGGGTATGCTCACCGCCCGGCAGATCTGCTGCAGCGTTTCGATCGATAGCGTGTTGGCATCCGGCTTCGTCGCTGTGCTGTAGATGGCACCGACGCCCAGATAATCGGCCCCGTTCCGTTCCGCCATCAGCGCCTCCTCGACGGAATGGGCAGAAACGCCCAGAATTTTTCCCTCGCCGATCCGGCTGCGGACATCTCCCGCCTGCATATCGCTCTGTCCCACATGAACGCCATCCGCATCCAGCGCCAAGGCCACATCCACGGCATCATTGATGATGAAGGGAACGCGGTGGCGTTTGGCCACGGCCTGCAGTTCCTTGCCCAGGGAGACAAAGGCATCAAAATCCAGTTCCTTCTCGCGCAATTGCACGACGGTAACGCCCGCCTGGATGGCTTCTTCAAGCTGTTCCGCCAAGGACGCGTTCCCCAGCCATTGGCGATCGGTCACCGCGTAAAGCAGCAAATCGTTCTTATCTAGTCTCAATTTTAGCGCCCCCTTCCAGTTTTTCGGCCGACATCTTGCTGATTTCATCGATGATGTAGCTGCGGTAGGATGAAGTCCCTGCGGCAGTGCGGATCATCCTTTCGTGAGCCAGCTCGCCGCTGACCCCCATCAGGCATACCGCTGCCGCGGTGGCATCCAGCAACTGCTCCGGGTTGGCTCCGCAATAGGCGGCAATCAATGCCGACAGCATGCAGCCGGTTCCGGACACCTTCGCCATCTGCGGATGCCCGTTGCGGATGATGTAGGCTTTGTCCCGATCCGCAACGATGTCGATCGCTCCGGTGATCGCGACGATCGCCTCGTTCCGGTCGGCCAATCGTTTGGCGAACGCGACCGTTGCCTCGAGCGTCTCCTCGGTCACTGCATCGCTGATGTCAGCATCGACACCTTTTGTCGTGCCGCTGCCGGAATGGATCGTCTTCATTTCCGAAATGTTCCCTTTGATCACGGTGAAGGCAATGTCCTCCAGCAATCTGAAGGTCACTTCGGTCCGGAAAGGGGATGCCCCCGCGCCGACCGGATCCAAAACGACGGGATGGGCGAGCGCATTGGCTTGGCGTCCCGCCAGCAACATCGATTCCACAGCCCGGCTGTTCAGTGTTCCGATGTTCAGGTTCAGGGCGGTGCAGATGCTTGTGATTTCCGCGACTTCCTCGGGGGCATCCGCCATGATCGGCGTCCCGCCGGCAGCCAAGAGGGCATTGGCGACATCATTGACGGTGACATAATTGGTGATGCAGTGGACCAGCGGCGTCTGTCGCTGTACATTCTCGAATAGCGTTTTGAACATGGGATACCTCCAGATAGTTTGTGTATTGCGACAAAAAAAGCGGGAAATGTCCGAATAGGCATTTCCCGCTGAATAGAATCATTCAATGTTATTTCCCTACGTTGGCATTATCCAAATCAGGTAATCGGTCGAAGTTGATTACTTCCTCTCAGCCTGCTGACACAAGCTCCCTTTTTTCGTATGTAATTGTGTAACTATCTTAACATAAGCGGCAGCCTTACTCAAGAATCATTTTTGCTGATTCTTTTTATCTTGATTGCGCATTCAGCCACTCGAAAATGTTCGCATAACTATAGTTCAATCTTTTAAAAAACGAGACTATCTCAAGAAGAGACAGCACCGGCTTCCTATTCTGCTGTTTTTGCGATCTTTCCTTGGGTCACGTAGACCATCAATACGGAAATATCTGCTGGGTTGACGCCGCTGATCCGGCTTGCTTGGGCAATCGTTTCCGGTTGGATCTTCTTCAGGTTCTGTTTGGCTTCGTTGGCGATTCCGTTGATCGCATCGTAATCGATGTTCGCAGGGATGCGTTTTTCTTCCATCTTCTTCAGCTTGTCCACTTTTTCGGCGGCTTTCTTGATGTAGCCGGCGTATTTGATCTGCACTTCCACTTGCTTGATGACCTCTTTCGGCAAGGCTTCTTCAAGCGGTGCAAAAGCAATTAGACCTTCATATTTCAGTTCCGGACGCTTCAGTAGATCCGCAAACAAAATGCCGTCCTTCAGCGGAGCTGAGTTTTGTTCCGCAAGGAAAGCCTGCAGCTCTTCAGTCGGTTTCAGACGGGTGCTCTCGAGGCGGACGATTTCCTTTTCGACAGCCTGTTTTTTCTCCAAGAATGACTCGTAGCGTTCTTCCGTCACCAAACCGATCTCACGGCTCATCTCGGTCAAACGGAAGTCGGCATTGTCATGGCGAAGCAACAGACGGTACTCGGCGCGTGAAGTCAACAAGCGATATGGCTCCATCGTCCCTTTTGTGACCAGATCATCGATCATGACGCCGATATAACCATCGCTCCTTTTCAGGGTAAACGGTTCTTTTCCTTGCACAGCCAATGCCGCATTGATGCCGGCGACGATGCCTTGTCCGGCAGCTTCTTCATACCCGGATGTACCGTTTGTTTGACCGGCAGTGAACAGATTTTTCACCAATTTCGTCTCCAATGAAAGTCGCAGCTGATGCGGTTTCACGACATCGTATTCGATGGCATAGCCTGTCCTCATCATTTGGGCATTTTCCATCCCCGGCACGGAACGGATCAGATCAAGCTGAACATCTTCCGGCAACGAGGTGGACAAGCCTTGTACATAGACTTCTTCGTTTTCGCGGCCTTCCGGTTCCAGGAAGAGCTGATGGCGCGGCTTGTCGTCGAAACGGACGATTTTGTCTTCGATTGACGGGCAATAGCGGGCACCTACCCCTTCGACGATGCCGGTGAACATCGGCGCGCGGTGGAGATTATCACGGATGATTTCATGGCTTTCTGGACTCGTATAAGTCAGCCAGCAGGATAATTGGTCCTTCAGGTAGTCTTCATCTTTGGAAAGGAAGCTGAAATGGTTCGGCTCGACATCACCGGGCTGTTCCTCGGTTTTGGAATAATCGATGGTCGAAGCCATCACCCGCGGCGGCGTTCCGGTCTTGAAGCGCGCCAATTCAAATCCCAGATCCAACAGATTTTCGGATAACTTGATGGACGGCTGCGAGTTGTTCGGTCCGGAAGAGTAAACCAAGTCCCCGATGATGATTTTCCCTCTGGAAGAGGTTCCGGCTGTGATGACGACGGCTCCAGCGCGGTAAACGGCGCCTGTGTGCGTCACTACGCCCTTGACTTCGCCGTCTTCTACGATCAGTTCCTCAACAATAGCCTGT harbors:
- a CDS encoding HAD-IA family hydrolase; the protein is MGLLLFDFDGTLAETCKISEMATMDTFEHFGYPVPTPEQLREDRGKPHFVKFIGYLKQYALSPVELDKLMEVFWDKYEKYENMLLEPYDLSRDSLMELKGNGHHLGVISNKATKALLRSLAAVDLLDLMEVVIGLDNMNQHKPNPEGIFTAWEKIPMAKEDTVMIGDTIYDMQMGKMAGVKTVGITWGGSSPQTLRAENPDRIANSFVELEIIIASLLDD
- a CDS encoding GIY-YIG nuclease family protein, whose amino-acid sequence is MTQRKELRRQFEEVPIEAGIYEVQNTENQKIFIGKTPNLKTLNGMKHILNMGANNNKELQADWNHFGQDAFTFTILEVVEKSEDPSFNEKKALEQLEEKWLIEKQPFGERGYNRKPKA
- the thiD gene encoding bifunctional hydroxymethylpyrimidine kinase/phosphomethylpyrimidine kinase, with translation MKIVLTIAGSDSSGGAGIQADLKTMMAHKVYGMSVITALTAQNTTGVAGIMEVTPEFVAQQLDCVFEDIRPDAVKIGMVSNAAIIKVIAEKLAEYKAENIVVDPVMVATSGSSLMQDDASQALRTLLLPLADVITPNVPEGEVLSGVKIETKADMLASAERIASAAGTSVLLKGGHLRDSADDLLFMDGKVSWFESERIENPNTHGTGCTLSSAIAANLALGHGMEASIRQAKAYITGALRDGLDLGKGSGPLNHAYRIN
- a CDS encoding HAD family phosphatase — its product is MKLEAAIFDLDGTLLDSMPIWQGLGENYLLQKKLQPAPGLQDALKTMSLQQAAQHFRADYGLHEDEETIIGEIETLIADLYRYEVPLKAGTAEYLQKLQAQNVKMCIATATERNLAESALERLGIREYFSTILTSSEVKAGKDNPLIFQRAFEHLGAPLTKTVIFEDALHAIETATAAGFRVVGVYDETAAQDRERIEAMTEQYIYSFSDWKG
- the thiE gene encoding thiamine phosphate synthase — encoded protein: MRLDKNDLLLYAVTDRQWLGNASLAEQLEEAIQAGVTVVQLREKELDFDAFVSLGKELQAVAKRHRVPFIINDAVDVALALDADGVHVGQSDMQAGDVRSRIGEGKILGVSAHSVEEALMAERNGADYLGVGAIYSTATKPDANTLSIETLQQICRAVSIPVVGIGGIAEGNIPNLKGSGIDGVAVVSAIFAQPNITAAVKRLRPLAEAMVQP
- the thiM gene encoding hydroxyethylthiazole kinase, which encodes MFKTLFENVQRQTPLVHCITNYVTVNDVANALLAAGGTPIMADAPEEVAEITSICTALNLNIGTLNSRAVESMLLAGRQANALAHPVVLDPVGAGASPFRTEVTFRLLEDIAFTVIKGNISEMKTIHSGSGTTKGVDADISDAVTEETLEATVAFAKRLADRNEAIVAITGAIDIVADRDKAYIIRNGHPQMAKVSGTGCMLSALIAAYCGANPEQLLDATAAAVCLMGVSGELAHERMIRTAAGTSSYRSYIIDEISKMSAEKLEGGAKIETR
- the mnmG gene encoding tRNA uridine-5-carboxymethylaminomethyl(34) synthesis enzyme MnmG: MNRFEAGSFDVIVVGAGHAGSEAALAAARMGCNTMLATIDLNMVAFMPCNPSLGGPAKGVVVREIDALGGEMGRNIDKTYIQMRMLNTGKGPAVQALRAQADKNEYSHQMKYTIEKQENLLLKQAIVEELIVEDGEVKGVVTHTGAVYRAGAVVITAGTSSRGKIIIGDLVYSSGPNNSQPSIKLSENLLDLGFELARFKTGTPPRVMASTIDYSKTEEQPGDVEPNHFSFLSKDEDYLKDQLSCWLTYTSPESHEIIRDNLHRAPMFTGIVEGVGARYCPSIEDKIVRFDDKPRHQLFLEPEGRENEEVYVQGLSTSLPEDVQLDLIRSVPGMENAQMMRTGYAIEYDVVKPHQLRLSLETKLVKNLFTAGQTNGTSGYEEAAGQGIVAGINAALAVQGKEPFTLKRSDGYIGVMIDDLVTKGTMEPYRLLTSRAEYRLLLRHDNADFRLTEMSREIGLVTEERYESFLEKKQAVEKEIVRLESTRLKPTEELQAFLAEQNSAPLKDGILFADLLKRPELKYEGLIAFAPLEEALPKEVIKQVEVQIKYAGYIKKAAEKVDKLKKMEEKRIPANIDYDAINGIANEAKQNLKKIQPETIAQASRISGVNPADISVLMVYVTQGKIAKTAE